One genomic segment of Primulina tabacum isolate GXHZ01 chromosome 9, ASM2559414v2, whole genome shotgun sequence includes these proteins:
- the LOC142555244 gene encoding uncharacterized protein LOC142555244 has translation MFTHITASVSHASSSLTALSLRRRAFPTTVFRFSPFKPFKSQKRQTFTVFSMDRSASPSATAAVDSISDGLRNQSLESVNDDFYVASKSLDNDGVGVAQNTVKLKLEELRWDHSFVRELPGDPRTDLIPRQVFHACYSKVSPSAEVENPQLVAWSDSVGELLDLDPKEFERLDFAQKFSGASALVGAMPYAQCYGGHQFGSWAGQLGDGRAITLGEVLNSKSQRWELQLKGAGRTPYSRFADGLAVLRSSIREFLCSEAMHSLGIPTTRALCIVTTGKYVSRDMFYDGNPKDEPGAVVCRVAQSFLRFGSYQIHATRGKEDIGIVHTLADFAIRYHFPHLENLSKNDSLSFSTGEGDDSVVDLTSNKYAAWAVEVAERTASLVSQWQGVGFTHGVLNTDNMSLLGLTIDYGPFGFLDAFDPSYTPNTTDLPGRRYCFANQPDIGLWNIAQFVTTLSAAELINDKEANYAMERYGTKFMDDYQSVMTRKLGLPRYNKQLISELLKNMAVDKVDYTNFFRLLSNIKADPTIPEEELLIPLKAVLLDIGKERKDAWTSWLKSYILELSASTIPDGKRKKLMDAVNPKYILRNYLCQSAIDAAEQGDFDEVRRLLKVMERPYDEQPGMEKYARLPPAWAYRPGVCMLSCSS, from the exons ATGTTTACCCACATTACCGCATCAGTATCTCACGCCTCCTCTTCTCTCACCGCCCTCTCCCTCCGCCGTCGTGCTTTTCCTACGACCGTATTCCGATTCTCCCCCTTCAAACCTTTTAAATCCCAGAAACGCCAAACATTCACCGTATTCTCAATGGACCGCAGCGCTTCTCCCTCCGCCACCGCCGCCGTCGATTCGATTTCCGACGGTTTGAGGAATCAGAGCTTGGAAAGTGTTAATGACGATTTTTACGTTGCTAGTAAGTCTTTAGATAACGATGGTGTTGGTGTTGCTCAAAATACGGTCAAGCTGAAGCTGGAAGAACTGAGGTGGGACCACTCGTTTGTTCGTGAGCTACCTGGTGATCCTAGAACCGATTTGATTCCGCGACAG GTTTTTCATGCTTGCTATTCCAAAGTATCTCCATCTGCTGAGGTGGAGAATCCTCAGCTTGTTGCATGGTCAGATTCAGTGGGGGAGCTTCTTGATTTGGATCCTAAAGA ATTTGAAAGGCTTGATTTTGCACAGAAATTTTCTGGGGCATCAGCTTTAGTTGGAGC GATGCCTTATGCTCAATGCTATGGTGGACATCAATTTGGATCATGGGCCGGCCAGTTGGGCGATGGTCGAGCAATTACTTTAGGAGAAGTTCTCAATTCAAAGTCTCAGAGATGGGAATTGCAGCTCAAAGGTGCTGGAAGGACTCCATACAGTCGGTTTGCAGATGGTCTTGCTGTCTTGCGTAGTAGTATCCGGGAATTCCTCTGTAGTGAGGCAATGCATAGTCTAGGAATCCCAACAACACGTGCTCTTTGCATTGTGACAACAGGAAAATATGTTAGTCGGGACATGTTTTACGA TGGAAATCCAAAGGACGAACCTGGTGCAGTTGTTTGCAGAGTCGCTCAATCCTTTCTTCGCTTTGGTTCATATCAAATACATGCAACAAGAGGGAAGGAAGATATTGGCATTGTTCACACTTTGGCTGACTTTGCCATTAGGTATCACTTTCCACATTTAGAGAACCTTAGCAAAAACGACAGTCTATCCTTTAGCACTGGTGAAGGAGATGATTCTGTTGTTGatttaacttcaaacaaatacGCAG CTTGGGCAGTGGAAGTTGCTGAACGTACGGCTTCCTTAGTTTCTCAATGGCAGGGGGTTGGCTTCACCCATGGAGTTCTCAACACTGATAACATGAGTCTTTTAGGACTCACCATTGATTATGGTCCTTTTGGGTTTTTGGACGCGTTCGACCCCAGTTACACTCCAAACACTACTGATCTTCCTGGAAGAAGGTACTGTTTTGCAAATCAACCTGATATTGGCTTATGGAATATCGCGCAGTTCGTGACAACTCTTTCTGCTGCCGAACTGATAAATGACAAGGAGGCAAACTACGCAATGGAGAG ATATGGAACAAAGTTCATGGATGACTATCAAAGTGTAATGACCAGAAAACTCGGTTTGCCAAGGTATAATAAGCAGTTGATCAGTGAacttcttaaaaacatggcagTTGATAAAGTTGACTACACCAATTTCTTTCGGTTACTTTCAAATATCAAAGCTGATCCTACCATTCCGGAGGAGGAACTATTAATTCCTCTTAAAGCTGTGTTGTTGGATATCGGAAAGGAGCGCAAAGATGCATGGACTAGCTGGCTGAAGTCTTATATACTGGAG CTTTCTGCCAGCACCATCCCTGATGGAAAGAGGAAAAAATTGATGGACGCGGTAAATCCCAAATACATCCTCAGGAACTATTTATGTCAAAGTGCCATTGATGCCGCAGAACAAGGCGATTTTGATGAAGTTCGCAGGCTGCTGAAGGTTATGGAACGACCGTACGATGAACAACCAGGAATGGAAAAATATGCACGTTTGCCCCCCGCTTGGGCTTATCGCCCAGGTGTGTGCATGCTCTCTTGTTCTTCTTAA
- the LOC142555243 gene encoding LOW QUALITY PROTEIN: G-type lectin S-receptor-like serine/threonine-protein kinase LECRK3 (The sequence of the model RefSeq protein was modified relative to this genomic sequence to represent the inferred CDS: deleted 1 base in 1 codon) — MAYAVHFCKMLHFMLVLLLPILATAQPYRNVSLGSSLIANNKNSAWPSPSGDFAFGFRQIVPGGGYLLAIWFDSIPEKTIIWSANRDNPAVEGSKFQIFTDGRSELDDPRGQPIWTPNLAGSAVAYGAMLDSGNFVLVGNKSALLWQSFNDPTDTILPAQILNEGGRLVSSFSETNYSSGRFIFAMQGDGNLVSYNRNFPMDDSIGAYWTSNTVGSGFQVIFNQSGYIFLTAENGTILDFLSSNGASTALYYQRMILDYDGVLRHYVYPKFGNSTVGRTMSWSVLHFLPENICLSIPLNSVWGACGYNSICSLGTDQRPYCFCPTGYSPINPSDIMSGCKQDFVSQICDQESQDASLFNFVDMSNTDFPGGDYMSYQQVQEDWCRQDCLDDCLCDAAIFRGNRCWKKKYPLSNGRLDSSVGAKALIKVRKRNATLAPPANIPNKSKRSTLIITGSVLLGSSVFVNLLLLVAFLLFGFHLKRRESKILHPYSANIRSFTFKELQEATNGFKEELGSGACSTVYKGTLMNENDCLIAVKKLNKIAKDSEQELKTELNSISRTNHKNLVQLLGYCDEVENRLLVYQYMSNGSIASFLFQNSRPNWYQRVQIAIGTARGLCYLHEECSTQIIHCDIKPQNVLLDESFVAKISDFGLAKLLKDDQTRTTTMIRGTKGYVAPEWFRNMPITVKVDVYSFGILLLELICCRKNFETSITNQNEEILSDWAYDCYKDGTLHSLVANDEEATNDIKRFKKFVLVAIWCIQEDPSLRPNMKRVLHMLEGSIEVPLPPDPESFV, encoded by the exons ATGGCTTACGCTGTTCATTTCTGTAAAATGTTACATTTCATGTTGGTTCTTTTGCTTCCAATATTAGCCACAGCGCAGCCCTATCGCAACGTTTCTTTGGGTTCATCTCTCATTGCGAACAATAAGAATTCAGCTTGGCCATCACCATCTGGTGATTTTGCTTTTGGATTCCGACAGATCGTGCCTGGTGGAGGCTACTTGCTAGCCATCTGGTTCGACAGTATACCCGAAAAGACTATAATTTGGTCTGCAAATCGAGATAATCCAGCTGTGGAAGGATCTAAGTTTCAGATTTTTACAGATGGGAGATCTGAACTTGATGATCCGAGGGGCCAGCCAATTTGGACTCCTAATCTGGCGGGCTCGGCTGTCGCATATGGCGCCATGCTTGACAGCGGTAACTTTGTACTGGTGGGCAATAAATCAGCTCTCTTGTGGCAAAGTTTTAATGATCCAACTGATACGATTTTACCGGCCCAGATATTGAATGAGGGGGGTAGATTGGTTTCAAGCTTTTCGGAGACGAATTACTCCAGTGGGAGATTCATCTTTGCGATGCAAGGTGATGGGAATCTTGTGTCTTACAACAGAAACTTCCCCATGGACGACAGCATCGGTGCGTATTGGACATCAAATACTGTTGGCAGTGGATTCCAAGTGATCTTTAACCAATCTGGCTACATCTTCCTTACAGCAGAGAATGGAACAATACTTGATTTTCTGTCTTCAAATGGCGCTTCAACCGCCCTATATTACCAGAGAATGATATTGGATTATGACGGGGTTCTCAGGCATTATGTATATCCCAAGTTTGGTAATTCAACAGTTGGAAGGACGATGAGTTGGTCCGTTTTGCACTTCTTACCAGAGAATATATGTCTCAGCATACCACTCAATTCGGTATGGGGTGCGTGTGGCTACAACAGCATATGCTCCCTTGGAACTGATCAGAGGCCTTATTGTTTCTGTCCCACAGGTTACTCTCCTATCAATCCAAGTGACATTATGAGTGGTTGCAAGCAAGATTTCGTCTCACAGATTTGTGATCAAGAATCACAAGATGCATCACTTTTCAACTTCGTCGACATGTCTAACACCGATTTCCCTGGTGGTGATTACATGTCATATCAACAAGTCCAAGAAGATTGGTGTCGACAGGATTGTCTCGATGATTGTTTATGTGACGCTGCTATCTTTAGAGGCAATAGATGTTGGAAGAAAAAGTACCCTCTTTCGAATGGAAGACTTGACTCGAGCGTCGGGGCGAAAGCATTGATAAAAGTAAGGAAACGTAATGCCACATTAGCCCCTCCAGCTAATATTCCGAACAAGAGCAAAAGATCCACTCTCATTATCACAGGATCTGTTCTGTTGGGAAGTTCGGTATTTGTCAACTTACTCCTACTCGTTGCTTTCTTGTTGTTTGGTTTTCATTTAAAACGACGAGAATCAAAGATTCTA CATCCGTACTCGGCCAACATAAGAAGTTTCACTTTCAAAGAATTACAAGAGGCAACAAATGGATTCAAGGAAGAACTTGGTAGCGGGGCTTGCTCAACTGTGTATAAAGGGACTCTGATGAACGAAAATGATTGTTTAATTGCTGTGAAAAAGCTGAATAAGATAGCCAAAGATTCTGAACAAGAACTGAAAACTGAATTGAACTCAATCAGCAGAACTAACCACAAAAATCTGGTGCAATTACTAGGATACTGTGATGAAGTTGAAAACAGGCTTCTCGTTTACCAATACATGAGTAATGGCTCGATAGCAAGCTTTCTTTTCCAGAACTCAAGGCCAAATTGGTACCAAAGAGTACAGATTGCAATTGGAACCGCGAGGGGACTCTGCTATTTGCATGAAGAGTGCAGCACTCAAATCATACACTGCGACATCAAGCCTCAAAATGTTCTCTTGGACGAATCCTTCGTGGCAAAAATCTCGGATTTTGGGCTTGCAAAACTTCTAAAGGATGATCAGACCCGAACAACTACCATGATCCGTGGAACCAAAGGATATGTAGCTCCTGAATGGTTCAGAAACATGCCTATCACAGTAAAAGTCGACGTGTACAGCTTCGGTATCTTGTTGCTGGAGCTCATTTGCTGCAGAAAGAATTTCGAAACAAGCATTACGAATCAGAACGAGGAGATTCTGTCTGATTGGGCTTATGATTGTTACAAAGACGGTACACTGCACTCGCTAGTTGCCAATGACGAGGAAGCCACAAACGATATCAAACGGTTCAAGAAATTCGTGTTGGTCGCCATTTGGTGCATTCAAGAAGATCCGTCATTGAGGCCTAACATGAAGAGAGTTTTGCATATGCTCGAAGGATCTATCGAAGTGCCTCTTCCACCGGATCCTGAATCCTTCGTATGA